CTAAGGGAATGTTGATATGTATCTGTCGGAGGACATCAAGGAACCTTTTGAATTAtttgctatcatctttcttttttagtctagacgggaaaggtggaggatcccgccgtACTTCCTGatcatttgaattttcattGAGGTCCCTTGCTTGCTGTGTTTTAGGAGCTGGAGGTTGCGATGACTTTGATTCTGAGTCTTGTTGAGATTCATTCTTTGTAGAAGTAGTTGCTTCTGAACTGGTAGATCTATTGTTTGCAATTGAGTGGTCATTATTGGTGATTGAGTCTTCTGGACGTTTTGCTAAATCTTGTACTGATGGCATGGGGACCGTCTTCTtaccacttctcaatgtcaatGCTTGACATTGTTCTTTGCCACTTCGTCCCGGTGCTTCCGAGCTGCTGGGCAGCGTACCAGGCGCTTTATTCTTAAGCTCGATCGCAAGCTGTCCAATCTGcacctctaaatttctaatGGAGGAAGCTTGCGACTGCCTGATTGCCTCGTTCTTCTTAATATATTGTTTCAATAGTGTTTCCAAAGACGAGGTACTAGAAGAGGTGTTAGAAGAGGACGGTTGGTCGCGTGGCTGTATACTCTTAAAATTACCTTGGCTTTGATTCTGATGAAGGAAAACTGGAGGATTACCTCGATTCTCGGAATGACTGTTCTGATGATTCCTTTGGCccccctggttgtgattccctcCCCAACTGAAATTTTGGTGATTCCGccaaccagggttgtaggtgttgccGAATGGTTCATTATGAATAGAGTATACGAATTGTGGATTTAACGGGTAGACTTCCACTAAATGCCCTTCTCTGCATTGGATGTAACTTATTACTGCCACTTGCGTCAGCGCATTGGCTTGCACTTCACTTTGAAAGAGATGTCCTTGATTAATAGCCATAGTCTGGAGAAGCGAGGTTAATGTGGCCATCTGGGCGACCAAGGTGGTCATTGTATCAGCTAGTACAATGGAATTTTTTGCTCTTCTTCGTTCCGAGCCTCTTCCCTCATACCCATTATCCACCTAGATCATCTGTGTTtcgcggaggcatcagcaactgcttgcgttgatcAATCCAAGCCgttataaaaagtctccattAGAACGCAATCGAAAATCCTGATGTGTGGACAGTTCTTCACTAATCGTCTGAATCGCACCCAAACGGTGCTCATAGTTTCATATTCCATCTATTCAAAATTTAACACGTCCCTCTGTCTTCTTGCGTTGACGGCGGGCgggaaaaatttcttcataaaccTCTCAACTAACTGGTCCCGTGAgttgatttcatttggctctaatgaatgagcccacctctttccTCATCCCGCAGTGTATACGAGAAAAGATACAACCTAATTCCTTCAGAagtcacaccaggtatggagaatgtATTGCACATTTCTACGAAGCTGGTCAAGTGAGCATGcaggtcttctccttgtagaccTTCGAATTGTCCCGCATTTTGGATCATCTGAAGCATGACTAGCTTAATCTCAAAGCGTGTATTATCCTCAACCATTGGTCTTGAAATTTCGGGCGAGAAGTCATATAGATTGGGCGTCGCATAGTTCCTCATCGGGATGTTGCGGTCGACAGTAAGAAAAACAGGGTCTTGCACTGGCCGATTAATCCCTTGATTTCCCTCGGGCCTCTCGTTATTAGCCATGTTTGCtcttcttcacctaattcgGTTCTGGCGTGCTCTTGCACGAAAAGTACGCTCGTTCTTTGGGTCGACTTCGAATTCTAGATCAGTCCCAGTACTCATAAATCGTCAGCCTGCTCTTCACGATAAATAGATAGTACAGCAGAGATCTGttctgcaaaataccacaaaaatattcaacactaaccgtaaccaatccccgacaacggtgccaaaaacttataatattaaatttatatttatctttatctGATGCGTTACTTATGAAtgaatatgaatatgatgatgctctatgcgctcaagtgctttgcgtTAAAGATATTGTTGTGATACTACGGTCTATGTGTATGTGTTGATGGTAATatgcttcgtagtatgcgatggtgTAGTgcgtgtcataagttttcttacacTGGAACCAattataattccaacgcaagtttctcagaatgatctgaggtcgaacaaggggattgttgttgttattacgatactaatgtgatatatgcgacaagtttatcataaagaataaagaatttggtttatgcagaaaagtaaattgcgatgataaaataaatgactaaactactaatgatacagggtgaggactggctgtgaagttgtacaaaagaatctaatgaatgcggtggcaagtcttgtgaatgaattAGAAAAAGAATGAGTTGATGGAGAGGACATAGAAAGTTCGTCAATCCCGTTAAAGACGCAACtgaggttccactttcccttggtttacacctttcagtgatcggccgcatttccatatgtctatggtgaaacagggatgaacgtaatgaacacaaggttgtttccatctctggaaatacttctcgctttagttaacgtattcttccaaccttctctcgataggcggaatgacatcttcacttctgctctcacaggtgaagatgccatcgagcatgctttagctaaactcaccCGATTaccttaacaaggattaactcactcgcttaattcttcccctttacccaggggattaaggACAcaagatggagaaaatggatgataaatgtatggaaaggtacaaagagatgataatgatgacgataattatatttaagttgatctttttcgttcttgatcgattgccgcatgttgtgtagatgcgttgtacattttgtcCTCGAGCAATTAACatatgcggtgacctatttcctgcaaaacaaagatttTGACCTtccatttcgccatcgcaatggggttagtgggtgtgttcacgacactttacaattttcgtatttctaagccaattcttatactatcgatgcaactttttcttctttttgccacatcatataaataaaacaacataaataacttgtatttctacaagttatcaactaccactaaagagccccgggtattctcggagtgaaaacccaaagggtggcctttggtgaatttggtagaggaaggaggaacatgaatcgtgtaggcgataagcaagtgggaggaagaacaacgctatcgcatagcagaagtgcttatcgtctagaggagctacacgatcttctaggatttactgaacgatcgtttaggaaaaggtctACGTTAGTTTAGTTaaatcgacacactatacgatcgtttagagaagctatccaatCGTGTAAGCGagagtgtgtgatcgtttagcgcaaggtggacgatcgtttaggcggagaaacgactatcgtataggctctcgagcgaTCGTTTTCTTTCATCAACGTGCACTTCACAAAATCTTTTTGGTCAAATTGACCGGcgatacaaaaatgaaaactattttcattttaactcaccAGTTACAATAAACAACGCTGCCCACTATCCCACGTTCGAACATGAAACTTggcataattatcttataattaaccaactaattaattaataaatataatcatattatatttttatccaatagtttgatatcatatatctactatagtatttactCCTCtactttatataaatcatatttatatctaatttcctccaaaataatgtatctcatacatttagccaattatatcatatataattaaccagtccaattatatcatatataatcgaacttcctcttgtcaatttgaacatttaaaattaacccaaatactggtttttgactttatccaagctatctaggggacctaatggacctgtggctcgaagcttcaacgatacgtgaatagctaactaaactcttttgccacgagatctaccattcgttaactgtcagacattccactaaagaccaacagttgaactcttcttaccacagatatatttctatgtccatcggatataaccaatcatgagtatgatgacccttcacagatgctcataagtacagttagccaaattactgttatgcccctgtagttacatctcactcctttagtatcactgattcctctaatgaacaatacaacatagtccaactatgtgtgaacacctttcaaaccaagagaaggtgtgtggcgccacatccttCAAGTCCCGGAATTACCCTTAAGGGAaccatttatctacttacccctacctcggggaaggagtgaattccatctcttgtagctgagttcccagctcctaaatcagacgaattcccaaaatggtaagtttgaattggcgacctggccactcacacccatacaaatcaaaggaccgccctcaatggcaggagttcccaactcactcaggattgaggtcatgttacctatggtcatccttgtgaagtgaagtctctgtcatgaacggtgttatataacgacgttaacacttcgtggtcaggtcttatacaaactctttgtataggacgtccctgcttgcatgtccctaacacgaatgatcaggatcagaccatctgtgacaagtcacaacacttgtgaccattccacaaagcgggccgcgttcatagcattaccaagataaggtttccctcctttatccatatactacacaccattttggttatcactcaagacatgatccacttgtatgtcaccacatacatgtttgagtcacatacagataactagggattttatgtttattggtttgtggtaaagcaaataaaacaagtaaatgaacaaatacaagatgtaaagtaaatatcatatattaacaacacaagcattcgtatatactgtttacaaactacaggacacgagactttagggcatcaaccccaacacagattacctaaacgatcgcatagtttcttttctaaatgatcgtgcatgAGAGCGAtttcatctaaacgattgtctagacGATCAACCcccattttactaaacgatcgtgcacccTTTGCTAAGATCATGCACccgtttatacgatagacacaaattttctcccacttgcttaggGCAGGACTTGCTAAGGTCGTGGTAAAAGATTGTAGTTTCCTCTTCCCCTCTACTAAATtcaacaaagcccacacctcttagattctcactccgaatactaaggttactgagtggtggtgtcctccttgCTGCCTATTTGTGTAGAAGACCGTGTGGTGGTGAGCGACGACatgatttggtggacgattggtTTGGCTTGCACAGCGACAGTGAGAGGTGCAGTCCCTGGACCAGAGTGAGAgatcaaagaagaaaagttcttcaagaggtatgcCTCTGAATcctttgttatttaattgttcaaagcatgccataatttttttgtagatgcataacttgttgtttgattgtgaatgcagtatttctgtcacaatgaatttggaatgatcttgcttccactcacaGGTACCCTTTGataaagagttccttcaattggtatcagaatcaggttctaatattccaaatccattgttgtATGGAATAGGATTTACTTTCTTGGTGGGTAAAGCATGTCTGCACTTTATTGTTAAATagttttgtggatgtggattaatggagttttttggGATGATGCCTttggttatttaattcttttacattcaaagttaattgtaagggtctctatgtttttgggcatattaacttacTATCGAGTTTGAAAAtgcaaagtgtttgagtctctGTGAGTTGCTCGTGATGAGGCTTCAAGGCAAGGAGTTGTTGTACTTCaaggatgaagacgaccaagcgttggtcgggtCATGTAAACGatgggtaagcgatcgttgagtatcgaATACTCGAGAGCATGTTGACACgggcgcactagacgatcatgtaactcagcaagcttcattgcttagttactgactacacgatTGCGGAGTAAATCTTTATTTGAGCGTTTgttatatgatcgtctagatgatcgtgcttcacagcaatgtcatcgtctaaacgattgtttaaacTTGCAGGTTTCTGTTTGgtgcactaaacgattgagtgcctcatgcttcatcacattgtaaatggtactcgaccacaactaaacgatcgtggataTCCGACcagtttgctaaatgatcaaggATGCTTTGCCCGAGCGGTTCAGGACCTGGTTCGCCTATGAACCGGCTTGCTCGATGGagaaatgtaatagatagaattttatttCTGGTTTTTAGGCCtttcatcccagtccattaatcgTTTGGTGGACGTACATAGGATGTATATttgattatatgtcatatgatatgccatatagttgaaatcccaccttatgttatgcattggtcatgcataatctcttattgtaagtgttataatttagataagcatgatttaattacataagagcatgctcatgcatcatataatataagagttatatttatgtatgcattaagcatatacatgcatcatctttatattataaatgttatagtataagggtgtatggaagaatgtttgcttggttcattacacatatataaaagttatatatagtaatgaatggacattgtataaagcatgacacataggttaaatttataagtgttataaatacctagttgtgcatGGTAATGTGGAtgggttttagttgtttcttttataagagttataaggaaattaggactaaaatataaaagaaagacatgcatgcgaacttaggcttgaatcatggttttaaaagtgttttaaaacttagtggagatagacctaagatcacggttctaatgagattagcaacctaaggtttaatttattaatcagtttaataggattaaattgactaataaaaggttaaaagtgtagcaaatctatctataagggactttttgttTAAGgtgggttttgtctaggctggggtatttaagctgttggaaacggaacacccctacttagaaatctacctagaaaggtgaattagatagatttgatgtatgcatgcaaatttgaggacaatctgttaaagagtttaatgtgactacttgaacttgtttaatttcaaagacaagagttatttttgagcaaattaaattaacttagataaaattagtagtcggatggtctaagttaatgaacccctaggtagaacattcagtgggagatacttgaggtatatgatacttcatttaaacctcttcgcATTTCTCCCTTtgtgttcacaccgtgagatctatccttggcctcgtggcaccctggaagtgtccccctaaagaatggtgtttggataggtaatatcaaggtgaatggtgactgttagggtcagttacaagagttgtttctgcctaatggttgagagtgtctcatcccagtgaaggggcatctgatcaccccacctgTGATGTTTATCCTAcctcgttggggcatcattgcggAATATAAGtattttcacttagggtacttagaaactattttgctaaaactaaaattggtgttaaattttggttttgcatagacttattaagtttgttctattTTCAGCAAAGTAAATATGGCTACCGCCACATTAGCTCTACTTAGCGCCGATAAACTTACTTGTGAAAATTATGCTAGTGGGAAACAGAGGATCACAACAATTTTAATGATCAAAGATCTCAggttcgtccttacggaggagtttccttctattccacctcaaaacaccgctcgaaatgtttgagAGGCCTATGAGCGTTGGATACAGGCAAAAGAGAAGGCCTGAGCTtgtatcttggccagtcttaacgacgttttggccaagaagcatgagcctatggtctcagcgcgtgagatcatgaagtccttgtggggaatgttcggacaaccatctggatagctcaagcatgaggctctgaaatGCATTTTCacctccaaaatggaggaaggcacctctgttcgcgaacatgtgcttaacatgatggtccacttcaacgtggagGAGATGAATAGATATCGGATTGATGAGGGCAATCTGGTTAGCATAATCTTGCATTCATTTCCAGATAGCTTCCTACACTTTATCAGTAATGCGATTttgaacaaagtggactatacccttatAACTCtgctcaacgagttgcagacattccaatccttgctgaaaagtaaggagaaaaaggttggtgaggcaaacGTTGCCTCttcttcaaagaagttccataaaggttcaacCTCAGGAATAAAgcctgcaccttctacttctaacactaccaagtggaagaagaagaagagtggtaaggggaaggggaaggcgcTTGCTACCCACAGCCTGTCACCCAGCGAGGTAGGCGTCCAGCGtcggttgacaagggaaagtgtctccactgcaaccaggatgggcactggaagaggaattgtccttgctGGATCAAAAGAGAATAACAAGGCTAAGGCCAATGCCAAGGcaaaataaggtaaatatgatttactggtgttggaaacttgtttagtggagaatgatgattctgcctggattattgactttggggccattaatcatgtttgttcttcttttcagaggaTTAGATCCCAACGgcagttggaggctggtgagatgacaatgtgAGTAGGCATTGGGCACGTCATCTCAATTGTGGTAAAGGGAGgaatccagttgactttacagaagagGTTTATCATTCTGCAtgatgtttttgtagttcctaagttgaaaaggaacttaattttgtATAAAGTGTCTAATGCAGTGTAATTATACTCTTAATTttcaattgaataaagtgtttattcataaagatggagttgaaatctattcaacatatctggaaaataatttgtatgtgccaAGGtcgttgataacttgtagaaatacaagttatttataccatcttatttagaatatgcggcaaaaagaaggaaaaagttacGTCGAACATATAGAAATTGACATAGAAATGCAAAAAGTTGTAAAATGTCGGAAGCACActcgctaaccccattgcgatggcaaaaaaagatgtccaagtctttgttttgcaggaaataggtcaccgcatgcaaAGATCGCTCGAGGACAAAGAAAGAGCAATTCATTCGCACCGAATGCAACGGTCGATCATGGACAGAAAGATCAATGCTTTTGCACtacatgcggcgatcgatcgtaCATGAAAAGAGCGACGTATTCGCAaggatttctgaaattgtacagcttttctatTGTACGATCTGAAAAATTGAATGTAGAGTAGAACGGACGTTTCCACCTAGTCGTGGcagaaaaagtaacttttcagAGCGAGATCACTGATGAAAGAAGTGCCaagttctataaatagctacatcaattCCAAAGAAAGGAGGCTGGTTTGAAGAGACATTGATAGAGAATTCGCGgtaggctggtctgaagagacatttAGAGAAAATCTtggagaaagacgagacaagtcCGAAAGTAAGTCTCGGGAGCCAAAAATTCATTCACAAGCCCGAAGGGAAactctgtgcaaagatcaatTCTACCTGGGAAACTAtcctgagaaggaagttttcCACGTCACTCCTCctacacgccggcaagcaaacaACTCCGATCGGGAttcgtgtcaagacattgacacgctttccttatttgttctcactttctattcatcaactgtgttcatttctaatctttcattcatccATCTGTAAcaaattaatatcattatcatattcatctCCATCTCTCTGTTCACCACTATACATTCATCTTCCATTTCTCTCactatgtgtaactaatccACCAGGGTAAGAGGGAAGGATTAAGTGAGTAAGTTaatccatgttgaagaagtaagctaagtttagctaacacatgctcgacggcatcttcacctgtgagagcagaagtgaagatgttaatccacctctcgaaagaaggttgatagaatgcgttaactaaagcaagaagtatttctagagatgaaaacaaccttgcgttcaccacgttcatccttgattcaccatagagatatgcaaatgcggccgatcactgagaggtgtaagctAAGGgaagcagaaccttagttacGTCCTCGACAAGATTGATGAACTTGCAATGTCTTTTCCACTAACCTGTTCTCTTTCTGctacatttcacaagacttgccatcgcattccatCATATACTTGCACAACTTTgcagttatttttttatttgtttgtcgccgcatttcatttatttatttgtcattGTATTTTACTGTTCCaatacaattcattattattttgtttttggtcgcatatatcacattaatATCGCATTTATCATCataatccccgtgttcgacctcagatcactctgagaaacttgcggtggaatatATTTGGTTCCAGcgaaagaaaacttgtgacatgcacgtactacatgaacgcatactacgagcgCATCTCAGTAGCATCGCATACATTACTTTAAAGTGTAGTATCACATTTATTATCGAGAAGCGTGATTTAGCAACACATGTCATCATTCACATCATCATCATAATACACATCCACCATTCATCAATCCAATCTTTGCGGCGGCATTGCATTGCATTACGTTCTGTCCGCAGCAATTTTAACATTCAACAAttatttctcctaaagaaaatgcctaactttggcaccttcgattagggcacatcaatctcaataggattgagaggttggtgaagaatggacttctaagcgagttagaggaaaattctttactggtgtgcgaatcttgtcttgagggcaAGCTGACTAAAAGACTTTTACTGAAAAAGATTATCGAGCCAAAAAGtctctagagttagtacattttgaCCTCTATAGTTCAATGAATGTGTGAGCcaagggaggctatgagtatttcatcacctttactgatgattactctaggtatgagtatgtttatttgatgcaactgaagtctaaatcctttgaaaagttcaaagagttcaaggctgaagttgaaaacgcattggatagatggattaagacacttcgatcggatcgaggtggagaatttttggattcgggattccaaaactatttgatagaacatggaatcgttttctaACTCTCAGCGtcgagtacacctcagcagaatggagTAGCGGAGAGGATAAACCGAACCtcattggacatggttcggtcgatgatgagttacgcttccttaccagactcgttttggggttttgcagtggagactgcagtgtatatactcaactgtgttcttAGTGTTGCGGACACCTGGAGTTGTGGATGGGCGTAAGGCAAGTTTTgcatcacttccgcatatggggttgccacacagtgcttgaggctaatccaagaaattggaaccacggtcaATGGGTTGTGCCTTTATTAGGCTATCTCAAGGTACACCGAGGGAGTTACTTTTATCATCCTATGAAAACAGTGTTTTGTGTTTCACGCTAGCTtattggaggaggatcatattagggagtaATCCATGAAGTAGATTGTGTTACGGGAGCTTTCCACGAAACTATtgaacttcaacaagagttgttgaagggcctgcttcatcagcaagagttgtttgaTGTAGTTCATCTGGGTAGGTCAGCTCCACTcaagttgagggaaccttggcatagtgggagggttgcttCCACTTGTTCGACGTATATTGGGTTTCAAAAAATCCTGGCTATAGTAGATGATGGCGACGTTAAGGATCCATTTTTCATCATGGCTTTGACCAActttgatgagccttatgtctacaagaaaacATCAACAATTTAGTAGCTTTCCTAACGTGTAAATAGTGCTGTCCTACTCATTGGGATGATGGATAGAACATCTGCTGCAGTTAGAACTGGCTTTTGCGACCCATCCTGGATTTCGGGAGAGCTCATTTGTCTCTTGGTATCTGATTTTTGGGATCGGACACAGTGTTCACTGTTCAGGCTCTACATTCAGATGTGCTCAGTATTGATGCAGCTCAGGGGCCTACtgtctttcaggcatggagtcacattgtctaaggaaatgtgtcttaagacgcctcaagaacttgaggagatgagacggatcccaTATGCATGtgtcattggcagtttgatgtatgcgatgctctgtactagaccagacatctgctTTGATTTGggaatagtcaataggtatcagtctaatccgGGATAGGGTCTCTGTACCGCAGTTAagaatatccttaagtatcttcggagaacgagggactacatgcttgtatggaactaaagatttgatccttactggatacacggatgCTAACTTtgagactgataaggattctcgaaaatccacttcagggttagttttcactcttaacggaggagctataatatggcgaagcactaagcaggggtgcatcgatgactccacaatggaggccgagtatgtagcggcttgtgaagctgctaaggaggtcgtttgacgtaggaagttcttgactgatctggaagttgttccaaacatgtctaggcccatcactctctattgtcacaatagtggtgctatggTGAACTCCAGGAAGACTAGAAGTCACAAGCgtgacaaacatatagagcgaaagtatcatctcatctacgagatagtgcatcgagcgaacgtgatagtcacgaagatcactgcggagcacaatgttgctgacccgtttacgaaggctctcatggctacagttttttagggtcaccttcagagcatgggtctacgggaccggccgcggctggactagagaaagtgagagatttttgtactgggccttagttctctagtttatttttttgtactaGCTGTTTTGTACACCTCACtcgttttaggacaagtggaagatttttggggttgatgcactaaactctcgttgggtcttgtagtttgtaaatactatATTGAACAAATATTTGTGATGTAATCATTGAAGGAACtgttatcaaagagtacctctgtgCGAAAGCGAGATCATTcgaaactcattgtgacagaattaacgcattcacaatcaaatagaatagatatgcattattcAACAAATTACTGACATGCTTTGAAAACTAAAcaacaagataacaagaaacgtaccagttgaagaatcCTTCTTTGCCTTAGAACTCCTCTCGCACTTCGCTGAGAATGCCCAAGCAAATCGTCCATCAAAAACCTGTTCATCTACCCACCTATATGTCATGTTACCCACcaaaatatatgataattttcttcactattgtctatgaaacattggatgttttaattgctttaccacaaaacaataaactaagatccctggttgtcattgtaacttaagcatgtatgtggagacatacaggtggatcatgctttaagtgataaccaaaatggtctatagtatatggatataggagggaaaccttatcctggtgacgctatGGATGCAACTTGCTTTGTAGAATacttacaagtgttgtgacttgctacaggtggtctgatcctgatcattcatgtggagacatgcgagcgagggtgtcctatacaaaagattttgtataagaccggaccacaaagtattatagtctcgttatataacgttgttcatgacagagacttcacttcactagaatgaccgtaggtaacatgagctcaattctgagtgagttgggaactcctgcctctgaggatggtcctttgatttgcatgggtgcaagtggcaagattgccgactcaaacctaccactatggggatttgtctgatttgggagttggaaactcagtta
This genomic window from Benincasa hispida cultivar B227 chromosome 4, ASM972705v1, whole genome shotgun sequence contains:
- the LOC120076081 gene encoding uncharacterized protein LOC120076081; its protein translation is MTTLVAQMATLTSLLQTMAINQGHLFQSEVQANALTQVAVISYIQCREGHLVEVYPLNPQFVYSIHNEPFGNTYNPGWRNHQNFSWGGNHNQGGQRNHQNSHSENRGNPPVFLHQNQSQGNFKSIQPRDQPSSSNTSSSTSSLETLLKQYIKKNEAIRQSQASSIRNLEVQIGQLAIELKNKAPGTLPSSSEAPGRSGKEQCQALTLRSGKKTVPMPSVQDLAKRPEDSITNNDHSIANNRSTSSEATTSTKNESQQDSESKSSQPPAPKTQQARDLNENSNDQEIHINIPLVEALEQMSSYVKFLKDILAKKRKIGENETVTLTYECSALFQNNIPTKMKDPGSFTLPCSIGGKEVENVLCDLGASINLMPLSIFKKLNIGNTRPTTVKLQLADRTITHPEGKIEDVLVQVDKFILPADFIILDYQADTEMPIILGHPFLATGRALIDVQKGELTIRVDDQQVKFNVLNALEYPGDMENYQYVGELQKEQWHEFQEESEEEDFEIGVMLEENCAAIQTELDFETIKLS